In Planctomycetota bacterium, a single genomic region encodes these proteins:
- a CDS encoding ubiquitin-conjugating enzyme E2 — MISFRCVTCGHKFDVPDRLAGKKARCKHCKTSLVIPQPVSLNRQLSPRQRRLLADEKTLRETFADGPIRIVEASGEPPEKYVLDYLVRSLRKEIKREPEPIKGHRVQVVLPPDYPRLAPTVSMLTPVFHPNIDTTTVCVGDHWAAGERLVDLLIRVGEMLAFQAYNIRSPLNGDAAMWADLNSEQFPIDPMDLRALVD; from the coding sequence ATGATCTCCTTCCGCTGCGTCACCTGCGGCCACAAGTTCGATGTCCCCGACCGCCTCGCCGGCAAGAAGGCGCGTTGCAAGCACTGCAAAACGTCGCTGGTGATCCCGCAGCCGGTAAGCCTGAATCGTCAACTCTCACCACGGCAACGTCGGCTCCTCGCCGACGAAAAAACGCTACGCGAGACCTTCGCCGACGGACCGATCCGCATCGTCGAAGCGTCAGGTGAACCACCGGAGAAGTACGTACTGGATTACCTCGTCCGCTCGCTCCGCAAGGAAATCAAGCGTGAGCCCGAGCCGATCAAGGGCCATCGCGTGCAGGTCGTGTTGCCGCCGGACTACCCCCGGCTCGCGCCGACGGTCTCGATGCTCACGCCGGTGTTTCATCCCAACATCGACACGACGACCGTCTGCGTCGGCGACCACTGGGCTGCGGGCGAACGGCTCGTCGACCTGCTCATCCGCGTCGGCGAGATGCTCGCGTTCCAAGCGTACAACATTCGCAGCCCCCTCAACGGCGACGCCGCCATGTGGGCCGACCTCAACAGCGAACAGTTCCCGATCGACCCGATGGATTTGCGGGCGCTGGTGGATTGA